In the genome of Cytophagia bacterium CHB2, the window ATCGGCCGCTGGTTATTGCCGTTAGCGGTTCTGCTGGCGACTTATGGCCGGCAATTCACCCTAGCCACTTTACTGATCGGGGGATATTTATTTTTCTCCGGCAAGGGCTTCGAGGGCTGGCGGAGTCCTGAAATCAAGCTCGCCGCCGGATTGATTGTTCTCATGTTCGGTTTCTGGGCTGTGCGCGATTGGTCGCATTGGCAGAATGGCGACGAGGCCCTGATGTTGATGAACCGCGTGCGGGAATTTCTAAAATTGCAAGCCGGCCTGCCGAAGCTGTATTATCTCGGCTTCCTTTACGCGTTTCCGGTGATGGCTCTCTTCGTGTGTTTTGCGTTACTGCTGCTTCTTCACGCGAGTCACAAACACTCCGGTGCTTACTTTACCTGCATCGCGTTCATCCTGCCGATCCTCGCCACCGGCTACATCAAAACGAATTGGGTGGAATATCGCCTCAACCTTCATCTCAACCCCCTATTCGTCTTGTTATATGCCTTTATCAGCCGTGAAATCTGGCATTGTTTGCAAACACAACTCCGGCGTTATCATTTGCCGGCCTTCAGCCGCATTGCGACTCCGTTAGCTGCCGCTTTCATCTTTGCTCTCAGTTGTGAGCAAACAGACCCCTGGCGCATCACAAAAGTGTTAGGCCGCACGTACGGCAGCAAGGTTGATCCGCGTTCGGCGCCCGGGTCGCATTTTCGCATCATGCCGGATCATCAACTGCCTGGCCGTTTTGTCAAACAGTATCAACAGCCGCAAGACATTGTGATTGCGATGGACTGGCTGGCGCAAAGCTATTACGCCGGACATATCGATTTCTGGCTGCGCTCAGACGCCTATGTGCCGCAAACGTATCGCGTCGGTGAAAATTATTTTGACGTTTATACCGGCACCCAGGTGCTTTCCACCTTGACCGACCTCCAAGCCGTACTCACCGAACACCCAAATCGCCGCGTCTGGATTATCACGGCTTCGCCCTATACTGAAGCGGATCTCCATATTTCACCGGAAATCATGGAATATTTACAGATCAATAAATCACTTGCCGTTTTCCAGGGGCGAGACGATAAGTCCCTGGTTTACTTGTTTCCCGTCGAGCGGGCCTGCCGGCGTTAGCCCGATTCCAAACGGCACTGGCGGCGTAATGCCAGACTTTAAGTACGCACTTTTTGTTAAATGCGTGTAAGCATTCAATACTAAAAAGGCTCTGAATCAGATTTAAAGCGCAGGCATGCCAGCATTGATAAGCCGTAAGGCGCTCAACGTTAGAATAAGATTCTGAAAATGTTTCGCCCTCTGAAATGAAATTCCAACGAAAAGGCTTTTCCTTTCTGTGGCAGTTCTACTTCTGCGGCGAAGTTTTCAAAGCTGCTCGAGAAGCTTCGCATTTCAGCTTGTCTGAAAATCGCTGTAGGCACTTTAACCGCCGGCGCCTTGCAAAAAAGCTGCTCTTTCACTATCGGGCCACCGTGATAAAAACTGTCAGTGGGAGCTGATCAAAATTTATCGCGATCTGAATCGCGCTTTCAGCCAATTCCATCAGAACTCGTTGCCATGCGAAAATCATCTGGCCTGAACATCGGCATTGCCCACAAGCTGGGTTTCAAAAAAATTCTGGCGCCTCAGTCTAAAATCCAGCCAACACGCCCCGCTCACTTTTTCCCTCATGTAACAGATAGTGAGATGGCGCAAGCGTATATGCTGGGGTCATTCCATCCCGCATTGGAAAAAATCTATCGCCAAATCGGCAAAGTTTTAGACACCAGGATTCCGCTTCTGCTGCAGGGTGAGCGTGGCGTCGGCAAGGAAACCCTGGTCCGCGTAATCCACCGCGCCAGTAAATTCCGCCTTGACCGTTTTGTAATGGTTTCCGGTCACAGTGCAACCGTGGAGGAGTTTGAGTTGGCTGTTTATGGAAGTTCACGCGAGCATCTCGCCGGCGAGGCGCCTCAGGCGGAAGAGGGCGTTACCGTGTTTCTCAAGAATGTCGACGCGCTGCCTGTAATGATGCAGGCTCGCCTGCTGCGTCTGCTGCAGGAAAAATCCGTTTCACACCCGCAGACGCATGCCGCCAAAAAAATTGCTCTGCGCGTGCTGGCCGCAACACAAAAAAATTTGGAACATGAGGTTACCACCGGGAAATTTCGACGCGATTTATATTACCGCCTGACGATCGAGGAATTCACGTTGCCGCCGCTGCGCGAGCGGAAGGATGATTTCCAGCATTTTGCTCATCACTTTTTGCAGAAATATGCGGCGACCGCCGGGGAGCCGGCGGCGCGAGTCAGCTCTCGCGCCCTAGCCGCCTTGCGGGATTACCATTGGCCGGGTAACCTGCATGAATTCAAACAAGTCATCTGGCACTCGGCCTTGAATCGTGCGCATATCGCTACGGTTGATGAAATTATTTGGCCGAAGGGCCATAATGAAAAGGCAAAGCTGCCGGCAACCCATGCTCTGGCTGACGCTTCTGCGAGCACAGCCCGCGTTGCCATTCCGGAGAATGAATTCTTCGCTGCGACGGTTTCGACAGCAACCGCCTCGGATCATCGCAAGAACAATCACCCGCAATTCGCATAACCTTGTGATTTGAGCGTTGGCTTTGATGCGGCGCTCTCTAAGCTACTCCAAGTAAGGAGGCACTTATGGATTTTGAAAAACTGCACCTCAAGGAACATCTTCGCATCATTTACAAACATCGCCAAATCGTATTACTCAGCATTGCTGCTGTTGTCCTTCCTCTTCTGCTTCTGCTTTTGTTTTCCAAACCGGAATATCATGCGACGATTGCGGTGGGCGTAACGGACGACGCGGTTACGAGCATGATGAGCTCGGATATCGATGTTAGTCCCGACTTAACGGTTGGCAACTACATGGATATCTTCACGAGTCAAAGCTTTATCTATCGCGTGGTAAAAGCGGAAGCTCAAAACCATCCCAATTCCAAACTGGCGCAAAAAATCCGGGAGGCGCAGGGCGACTCGGCGGCGACCGCAGAGGAATATCGCAAGGCGATGATTGCCCTGCTCGAACACATGGAAACCGACCACCGCGGCGGCAACGTCATTCGCGTCACCGTAAAATTGGGCGATGCCCAGGAAGCGTATAGCTGGACGAAAACCATCGGCGAGGAGTTCCGGCGGCTCAATCTTGAGATCATTCAAAATCGCGTCGACGAGTTGAATCGTTTCTACCAAGATCAACTCAGCCGTTCCTACCAACGCGTGATCGAGGCCGAACAGCGCCTAACAGAGTTTCAACGCACGCGCGGCATCGCCACCAAGACGCGCGAGGCCGATCGCATCAGCGAACGTATCGACAATTTTGAAAATCAGATCGTCGACCTTGCCAGCCAGCAAGAACTCGTCTCCGACCGAATGAAGACGCTCGGCAAACAGATCGAACAGCTCAAGGAGAAGGCGCCGGCATTGGCCATGATGGAATCCCAGATTCCACGCATCGAAGAACTCAAACGCCGTCTGCTGACGCTGCAAAGCCAACTGTTGGGGCAATCCGCGGTATACACGGAAAAGCATCCCAAAGTGCAAAGCCTCAAACGCGACGTCGACGCGACCATACAAGAACTGCGCAGCTTTGCGGGAAGCACATACTCTCCCGACTCTCTCAAGCCCAGTGATCCCGCCCTGATCTGGCACGATTTGCACGTCGAGCATTTGTTGGCGGAAGTCGAGTACAACAATCTCGGCAGTAAGATTGCAACATTACGCAAATTGTCGGGGGAATATAGTAATCGCATTTTTAACCAAACGCCGGAAGAAGAGCAAGAGCTGCTGAAGCTGAATCGTGAGGTGCAAGCCGCGCAGGATGCCTATCAGGGCATGCTGCGCACCAATGAGAAAATTCAAAGCCTGCAGGCTGAGAAAGCGCTGAATGTCAGCATCATTGAACCGGCGCAATACCCGCTCAAGCCCGTGCCGCGCCGCCGCGTTTTTAAAATGATCATGGGGGCGATCATCAGCTTGATGCTGGGCATAGGCCTGGCTTATTTGCGTGAGGCGATCGACCGTTCCGTCAAAACCAGAGAAGATGTCGAGAAAAAACTGGGCATCCCGGTGTTGGGGTTTATCGGCGACGGCGCTGCCGACCGGAGTTCCAGCACGAATCTTGCTGAAAAACTCGTGGTTCTGGAAGAGCCGGGCTCGGATCTCGCCGAAAATTTTCGCGCCTTGCGCGTCAACACAGACCTGGCACTGGCCGAAGGACGGCGGGGACAAATCGTGATGGTCACAAGCCCGGGCATCGGCGAAGGCAAATCCACCATTGCCACTAACCTGGCGGCGAGTTATACGCTTTACGGCAAGCGCACTCTTCTGCTCGACACGGATATTTATCATCCGACAGCGCATGTGCGGCTGGGCTTGCAGCATGATGCCGGATTGTCCAACTGGCTGGCCGGTGAAATTCGTCCGGAAAATATGCGCAACAGCGTCACCTTTAACGGTTCAGCGCTTGATTTTATCCAGACCGGCACACGCCACGTCACCTTTCAAAAGCTGTCCATCAGCTCGAAAATGCAATCACTGTTTGCCTCGTTACGCGAACAGTATGATATAATTATCATCGATGCGCCGCCGATTATCCCAATTTCAGACCCGCTGTTGCTCATGCCCGATGTCGATCTTGTCATTTTGGTGGTGGAATCCGGGAGGACGCCGATGGATGTGGCGCGCCAGGCAATCGTGATGCTCAAACGCGCAAAAGCGCCTGCGGTTGGCGCGGTACTCAATCGTTTGCGCGTCGAAGAGGAGTATGGCCCGGAAAGCTATCAGCACAAATCATATCTGCAGGGGCGTCGCGCATTACTCCCCGAGCGCGTTTCTTAAAGGGTATGATGATGGCAGGCGCGCAAAAATCACTGCTCAATCAAATTTATCCGGGGCTTGTCGCGGTGTTGGCGCTGAGTGTGGCCTTGTTGGTGGCGCAATTCTCGGCGGGCATTGCTGCCGGCTTGGTTCTCGGAGGTATTTTAGCGTTTGCCGGCATGGCGCACTATGAAGTGCTGGTACATGCGTTGATCGTTCTTTTGCCATTGCAGTCTGCATTGCCTTACAGCTATCAAAGCCTGCAAACGTTCAACCCCTTCAACGCGCTGGCCAGTGTGATATTTGCGCTGTGGTTCGTCAATGCCATCATCAAGCGCAAACAATTGTTGCACGGCAGCGCCATGAATTTTGCGCTGTTTTTTTTCTCTGTCATCTGCCTGGCAGCCTTGTTTCAAACCGCTACCGCGGCCGGTACGGCCTTCATGGAAGACCAAATTAACTCGCTCAAGCGTTGGCTCAGCCCCATGCTGCTTTTTTTCCCTATCGCCAATGCTGATTTCAGCCGCCGGGCGATCAAGCGCATGATCACCACGGTGCTCATGATGTGCGGCGTTGTGACGCTGTGGACGATCAAAGATTTGATCGCGCTCGGCTGGGCGGAAATTTCAGAAGAAAACCGCATCGGCGGGCCGTTCGGGTTTGGCGGCGAGAATGATCTGGCGGCATTCTT includes:
- a CDS encoding glycosyltransferase family 39 protein produces the protein MKQARPFDETPLAEYLVAAMAAAGLFLRLINLGHLNFWGDESITALAVQGILEHGYPRFPSGMIYVRGLFANYISALSASIGGLTEWALRLPSVLFSCGTIVMLYALGKRVFSSHVGLLAAFILTFSYWDFEFARHGRMYAGFTFVFLLSLYAIYRGAVAGEQRWFRWSILISASTIFFHELGLTLALVYLALAVQPGRPNKERWYLGGAAFVLVVVTGVHFILVQYGFAIPGQEHGYRDFFQPFGIIRSFFQKFYGLLPKRVVMDLWPLALALALALLIAKWRLRGQRFYIIGRWLLPLAVLLATYGRQFTLATLLIGGYLFFSGKGFEGWRSPEIKLAAGLIVLMFGFWAVRDWSHWQNGDEALMLMNRVREFLKLQAGLPKLYYLGFLYAFPVMALFVCFALLLLLHASHKHSGAYFTCIAFILPILATGYIKTNWVEYRLNLHLNPLFVLLYAFISREIWHCLQTQLRRYHLPAFSRIATPLAAAFIFALSCEQTDPWRITKVLGRTYGSKVDPRSAPGSHFRIMPDHQLPGRFVKQYQQPQDIVIAMDWLAQSYYAGHIDFWLRSDAYVPQTYRVGENYFDVYTGTQVLSTLTDLQAVLTEHPNRRVWIITASPYTEADLHISPEIMEYLQINKSLAVFQGRDDKSLVYLFPVERACRR
- a CDS encoding sigma-54-dependent Fis family transcriptional regulator — protein: MRKSSGLNIGIAHKLGFKKILAPQSKIQPTRPAHFFPHVTDSEMAQAYMLGSFHPALEKIYRQIGKVLDTRIPLLLQGERGVGKETLVRVIHRASKFRLDRFVMVSGHSATVEEFELAVYGSSREHLAGEAPQAEEGVTVFLKNVDALPVMMQARLLRLLQEKSVSHPQTHAAKKIALRVLAATQKNLEHEVTTGKFRRDLYYRLTIEEFTLPPLRERKDDFQHFAHHFLQKYAATAGEPAARVSSRALAALRDYHWPGNLHEFKQVIWHSALNRAHIATVDEIIWPKGHNEKAKLPATHALADASASTARVAIPENEFFAATVSTATASDHRKNNHPQFA